The proteins below are encoded in one region of Scylla paramamosain isolate STU-SP2022 chromosome 8, ASM3559412v1, whole genome shotgun sequence:
- the LOC135103133 gene encoding uncharacterized protein LOC135103133 isoform X1, producing the protein MNMANAVLTSFPAILRNSDLEEHELQLQWKLRIQRKFQNSRKRQDSSVTEVTSRKKKIPCIVPKETTCPLMYGVKAYLPPRPHSEDDESLERHRQWLALHWMKKDPELDKAERLMQLTLSERRKKIINGNILVAEILNLYPWIQTVDGIIKEFLRLEPQADEPNPRVGVLKGLEKYRLPIIAILKKRKGVPLYMETLLELYDHDESQCECLLSYIGVTSPAWRKERLHFY; encoded by the exons atgaatatggcaaatgctgttttaacatcatttcctgccatcctgagaaacagtgatctcgaggagcatgaattgcagctgcaatggaaattgcgcatccagcgcaagtttcagaattcaagaaagaggcaggattcctcagtgactgaggtgacgtcaaggaaaaagaagatcccttgcatagtgccaaaagagactacgtgtccactgatgtatggagtaaaggcttaccttccaccaaggccccattcagaagatgatgagtcattagagagacatagacagtggcttgctctacattggatgaagaaagatcccgagttagataag gctgaacgcctcatgcagttgacactctctgagagacgcaaaaaaataatcaatgggaacattcttgtagcagaaatcctgaacttgtacccgTGGATTCAGACTGTTGATGGC ataatcaaggagttcctgagattagaaccacaagCGGATGAACCAAACCCAAGAGTAGGAGTTttgaaagggctggagaaatataggcttccaataattgccattctcaaaaaaagaaaaggagttcctctgtatatggaaaccttacttgaactctatgaccacgatgaaagtcaatgcga
- the LOC135103133 gene encoding uncharacterized protein LOC135103133 isoform X2 encodes MNMANAVLTSFPAILRNSDLEEHELQLQWKLRIQRKFQNSRKRQDSSVTEVTSRKKKIPCIVPKETTCPLMYGVKAYLPPRPHSEDDESLERHRQWLALHWMKKDPELDKAERLMQLTLSERRKKIINGNILVAEILNLYPWIQTVDGIIKEFLRLEPQADEPNPRVGVLKGLEKYRLPIIAILKKRKGVPLYMETLLELYDHDESQCEYQKKN; translated from the exons atgaatatggcaaatgctgttttaacatcatttcctgccatcctgagaaacagtgatctcgaggagcatgaattgcagctgcaatggaaattgcgcatccagcgcaagtttcagaattcaagaaagaggcaggattcctcagtgactgaggtgacgtcaaggaaaaagaagatcccttgcatagtgccaaaagagactacgtgtccactgatgtatggagtaaaggcttaccttccaccaaggccccattcagaagatgatgagtcattagagagacatagacagtggcttgctctacattggatgaagaaagatcccgagttagataag gctgaacgcctcatgcagttgacactctctgagagacgcaaaaaaataatcaatgggaacattcttgtagcagaaatcctgaacttgtacccgTGGATTCAGACTGTTGATGGC ataatcaaggagttcctgagattagaaccacaagCGGATGAACCAAACCCAAGAGTAGGAGTTttgaaagggctggagaaatataggcttccaataattgccattctcaaaaaaagaaaaggagttcctctgtatatggaaaccttacttgaactctatgaccacgatgaaagtcaatgcga